The Stackebrandtia nassauensis DSM 44728 genome includes the window AAATCCTGCACAGCCTTAACGGTGACAGTGATGAGGCTGAGGCAGCAGAGTTGCGGCGTATCGCCGAGGCTGCCGAGACCACCGCCGACTTCGACCAGAACCACCCCGAGGTGCTAATCAAGTTCGGGCCGGTGAAATACCGGTTCTACATGATCCCCGAACAGGTCCAAAAGAGGCACGATGCCTGGAATTCGTACCGTGACTCGGTTCAGGTCGACGAGGTGGTGCCGGTATGAGCACCGTCAACATGGTATCGATCCTGGTCGGCGCCGCTCCCGGGCTGATCGCCGCTAGCACTGCAACCGTGACAGCGCTGCGGTGGCGACGGATCGCGTGCATGGACGCGTTGACCCGCATCCCCAACCGGCGCGGCCTGCGCCGCCTGGCCCGCATCGTCCGCAAGAAAGCGCGTGAAGGGCAACCGGTCGCGGTCGCCGTGGTCGACCTGGCCAAATTCAAGGCCGTCAACGACACCTTCGGCCACGACACCGGCGACGCCGTCCTGGCCGCCGTCGCGAAGCGGCTGACAGACCAGGCAGTGGTCGCCGGGTGTGTGCGACTGGGCGGCGACGAATTCGCCGCCGCACTGACACCGCGCCGCGGCTGCGAATGGCCCCTGGTCATTGATGTGGTGTCGCGGTGGCTGTCAGCACCGTTGACCGTCGACGGCCAGCAGCTCAACCTCAACGCCCGGCTCGGTGCTGCGACCGCCACCGGCACCGACCATGACCTGTCACAGCTGCTGGCCGCCGCTGATGCGGCCATGTACGCCGCCCGCCGCAACAACCGCACCACCGGACTCGTCCACGGCGGCGTCGCGGTCCCCGCTCGCCCGCGAGTGCGCGCCCGAGACGACCACGACATCACGATCGACACGGCGGTGGCAGCGTGAGCAAACGCATCGACCCCAACCGAATGCCGGACCAAAACTTGGTGGACGCACTGTTCCTTTGCACCGGAGGACTGGGCAGTCAGGCGGCCGTGAATCTGCTGGTCGAGCACGGACATTTCCTGTCCCGCACCGACTTCCGGCGCGACTGCCTGGACGTGACCGAAGACGAGGGCGAACAGTTCGCTTCCGTTGACTGGAATCGTGCCGCCGAAGTCTCCTTCCCGTGCTCCAACAGCGAACGATCGATTCTCCTGATCGCCGCCAGCTTGGCCACCAGCGACATCAAGGTCAACTTGCGCGACGTCATCACCGGCTTGGACACGTTCAACACTCGCCGCGTCCTGGTCGCCATCGCCCATGCCGCAGGCAAAGACGGGCTGGTGAACCAGCCGTGATCTCTATCGGCGACTATCCGAAAGGGAAGGAAATGAGCGTTACCGATGCCGCCCACGCATCCACCGAGTACCCAGTTCCAGCCCGGCTGCCGGTCGCTCCGGCATCTGGGGGCGAGACTCTGGTGGTGCCGCCGATGCCGCGCGTGCCCGAAGGGGCGACGTGCCTGGCGTGCCTGCCGAAGGTGAAGCAGCTGTCGGCACAGTTGGAGCTTGTCGCCGCCGAACGAGACGACCTGGCCGCCGCCGTGGAGGGCTTCCGCGAGGAAGTCTCCACACAGAAGGCTCAGACCGTCGTGGCGCGCCAGCAACGCGACGACCTGCATGACGAGAACCAAGTTCTGAGCCAGCGTCTCACCGAGGCCGAAGCCCTGGCCGAGGAAGCCGTGCAGGCTCGCAGCACTGCCGAGGCTGCGCTGGCTGACACCGAGACCCTCAGCACCGAGAACACCGACCTGCGGTCGGAGCTGGACGCGGTGATCGCCGAGCGCGACCGCCTGGCGGCTGAGTCCAAGGTCAAGGACGACAAGGCCGCGAAGCTCGCGGCAGCCAAGCTGCGCGCGGCCGAGGCCCGCAAATCGGCGCGCCGGTTCCGGGTCGTCGCGCCGTCGTTCGTGTTCTACCTGATCTGCCTGTCCGGTGCCCTGTACGGCCTCGTTGAGGTGCTGCACGGCGTGTTCGGCTGGGACTACCAGTACGCCATCCCGCTTGGCCTAGCCCTGGAGCTGGCCGGGATCAAATTCAAGCTCGACGCAGACGCCCAGCTCGACGCCGGAGAAGACGCCAAGACCACGCAACGGGTCTCCAAGATCGTCGCGGCCCTGATCATCGGCCTCAACGTCGGCGGCCACATCTGGCTGATCATGCCTGGCCAGGCCGTCGCGTTCGGGACACTGTCCGCGCTGGGCTATCTGTCGTGGACGAACCGCTCGTCGTTCATGCGACGCCTGACGATGCGCGCTGAGGGCCGCGCCGACGCCACGCACCTGCACTTCACCAAGGCCGACGAGCGCCAGTACGGCAAGGCCGCCGTCGACCAGGCCCGTCAACTGGCCGCCGCCGACATCGCCGGAGAGCTGACCAAGCACGAAGCGCTCCAAAAGGGCGCCGAGATGGTCGCCGCGGCCGAGCAGGCCGCCGACGATGCCAACCGCGAACGCCGCCTGGTGACCCTGGTGCGCAACCTCA containing:
- a CDS encoding GGDEF domain-containing protein, which translates into the protein MSTVNMVSILVGAAPGLIAASTATVTALRWRRIACMDALTRIPNRRGLRRLARIVRKKAREGQPVAVAVVDLAKFKAVNDTFGHDTGDAVLAAVAKRLTDQAVVAGCVRLGGDEFAAALTPRRGCEWPLVIDVVSRWLSAPLTVDGQQLNLNARLGAATATGTDHDLSQLLAAADAAMYAARRNNRTTGLVHGGVAVPARPRVRARDDHDITIDTAVAA